The region atattttatcattttccCTTCttagaaaaagaaaaattcTGGATGGTCGAATTTAATGCTACTCACAAAAAACTCAAGAGAAAACATCCAAGAATCAGTAGCCTTTGAGGAACTTGAAATGAagataaaagaaaatgGTAAAAGGAGGACAGTAGacacatttttattttttcattatatgacagaaataaaatgaatatatatatatatatatatatatatatatatatatatatatattttattttttctcCTTTTAGAAACActacataaaaatattgaagaATTACATCAAGAAAAAAGttatttaaaaaaggaGCTTGAAttgttaaaaaaagatcatacagaaaaaataaacgtatgacacaaatatatatatatatatatatatatatttatttatttatttatttatttattcattatGTGATTtacttatttttatttgttcatttttatcTCAGGAAAAAGAATTAACCATTGGAACACTCAACGACCTAGTAAATTCCTCCCGTcaaaaacaaataaaagCAGACGAACAATGTGAAgagataaaaaaattaatagaagaaaataaaaaagaacattctcaacaaattaaaaagaaagatgaatctttaaattatatgaaaaatatcTGTACAATGTTACACAATAAATGTTATCCAAAATATATGATTGATTTTAATCATATACCATTCTATCAACCATATGACACAAAGGGTTCATATATACAAGTAAAATGAAAACAtacacacacatatatatatatatatatatatatatatacatacatacatatatatatgtatatatacacatattGATGTTTCCTTTCCTCTTGGCAGAAAGAAATTCTTCATAATGAAGAAAGGTTAggaaattatttattttctctTATTCAAAATGTTACGATGTATTTAAAAGTGTGTAAggaattatttttatttcaaaaaaataactTGGATAgtatgtataataaaatgaaaaaggaaaaattAGATGACCAGGATAAATACACCAAAATGATCGACCTAAAAAATATTTGCGATCAGGTATGACATAATTATGTTAAcaaatgtatatatattatattatattttttttttttttttttttttttataaagCAAGCTATAATTTTGGAAGAAATAATTGATACAGCTGAAAAgtttaaaatttattatacaGAAAAGGAAGACAAGCAATTAATCGAggtatattttttaaatatatatatatatatatatatatatatatatatacacatatatttatttatatttatattttccatTTAGACCATTTTACTTAgaattaaagaaaaaatgagAGAATTTTTTGTTAAGGTTAATGTCTATCTATGTATTGAAGAATATATGTTTCCATCTTATATAAAGAACAAAGcgttttttttaaaaaaagttatACAACAATTGAGGTTATTAAAAGAACTAATcatgaaaataataaatataataacattgATGATATGGATATGCccatataataatgaaagaattattttagaaaatttaagaaaaagaaatattgtaaaagatgaaaaaaataatataataaattctatgggaaaaagaaatgatGAAGAGAAATATACAAACATATCAAGTTttaatatgatatatatgacaaatatatctaatgatgataaattatttatatataataaacaagatgaaaataattctttatataataataatctttctattaatgaaaagaaaataccatttattaattttcttcaagaaaaagaaaaaactATTTTCTCACAATTCAAtgattttaaaaattatcaaacaaaaaataatcatataattcttttcatattaaaaaaaattcaaagAATATTACAACACATTCCACaatcttttaaatttttaaaatctTATATATCATATCGATTATGtgaaataaaaagatttggtaatttctatataaataattctCAATTAATTACAAATTTATTAGATAAAACAAAtgaatttattaaatatatagagaattttaattatatttttattcataatattatgtatacaaaattatcatatagtaattatcataacccatacttatataaacaacatataaaatatattaataatataaatcaaaCATTCAATAAAGCAAACGTACAGACATATGAcaaattacaaaaaaacTTAAAAGACCTTCAAATTTTTAAGAAAGATAATATACAATTGAATATGAAATTGTTAAAGAgtaaaaaggaaaataaaaaactCAAAACAGTAAATCAGGAGGTAATCAATAATTTTTAcaatacataaatatataaatatataaatatatatatatatatatatatttatatattttatttttttgaagaCCTTAAACAATTATAGGAACATACTTTTAAAAAACCAAGAATTGTCTCTCAACAAtcaatatttaataaatacaatAAATTACAAACGAGAAGATATTCAAGATTcaaatgatgataataatattcataattatGCAGAGAAAATATACAACTTCATTTCAGATACAAACGAAGGaaagaaaaattttaatataaaagaaaaacagTTAATAGAAGCATATATCTCTTCttgtataaaaataaataatttaaatttggaaatcaaaaataataaacatgTAAGCAAACATTATTTcaaaaatgtatatatatatatatatatatatatcacaatttttatcatttaatataatataaaatatttaaaaaaatacatttcttttattttatttttattttatttttattttatttttattttatttttattttattttttttgtacCTTAGATTTTAGAAGAGTTACAAAACTTGTTCAacataaaagaaaatgaaataaaaaacttGAACACACAAATAGACACATATAAggtaatatatatttttttaatatgtgccatataaatattatatctcaatatatttttttttcttttctatttatttaactttttttatatagGAAGAAGAAGTTAATATTcacaaaaaatatgaagaacaggtataaaaaaaaaaaaaaaaaaaaaaaatctttcacaaattaataaaataaaacaaaacaaacattattataatataataccATATAAGTATTAAATCTTTATTAATGTATCCTTCCATTCTTCCTTTTTATAGATGAACACATTACACGATTTAATTCTAAGCTTAGAAAAGCAAATAACCAAAATCAGCTCAGAAAAAAATGTGAACAAATTCTTTATTATGTGCTCCATATGTtctaataaaaataatataggTAGCAAATATAACTTAAcagataatattaatatatatatatatatatatatatgtttgtGTGTGtgttaatttttatttttaatttttctagGGGCCATTTTAAAAAACAGGAAATGCATAAAGTGTAATTccttcattatttttatgaatgaataataaaaaaaaaaaaattattataattgtAGTATTACATTTATTGTTTGGGCCAATAATCCTTATATGTTAGTTGAATTCTTTTGCCTCTTTTATTAACAAAATTAGCATCAATATAATCATCTGGTAAAGGAGTTTCCATTGGTAAAGGAGTTTCCATtatctaaaaaaaaaaacacaaataaataaataaataaataaatatatatatatatatatatatatatatgtagcaattttttttttttttttttcaccTTTCCAGGTTCGTAAGTCCATACTACTTCAGTTTCGTCTAAATTATATTCCTCAGAAAAAATTACATTTCCATCATCCGGTAATAAATACTAAAATgaatatgtatatattatatatatatatattaattgattataataaattaaatttagTGTCACATTCATATAGATATTATATCTAAagtttattattattttaataatatatatatatatatttatttatttttttatttttttatttttttatttttttttttttgtgcTGTACCAATaaatcttttaattttatcGAATTATAAGGCTCCTTATATGTCAACTTCGAAACATCAATTTGAAAAGGCCCTGGTATATTATTTCCAAGGACcttacattttatataattcatagCTAGCTGAACGTGGTATCCATTTATATAAGCAGGACACCCGATCAATCCTATTATACTACATGGAACGTTTATTTCCGttatttcattttctaCTACTCTTGCAaactttaaaaaataaatatgtttctcaactaaaaaaaaataaaataaaaataataccacatataaaatataattatacatatatatatatatatatatataattatatattttttttttttttttttattacttgGATCAGCTTCCACATGAGACACTACACAATTTACTACCTTCCCATTAATATGTACACGAAACAACCTTGCCGAAAATACTATAATTCGGAgaagaaattaaaataaatatatattaaatataaacagttgtaaatataatatatatatatatatatatattgtttagtcattttttttttttatcatttcacacatatatattaatttacACAATTTTATTACGTAATGACAAATGACCGTCTTCTTCTTCAAATGCATACTCGTCAATTAATTTATGAGATATACATATTCGTTCCTCAATTCCATATTTCCATATAATTGCAGGGATATACCCATTTGCCTGtattaattcttttttcttaaatttCTCCCAACATTTTGCCTCGATATCTACATCTGTATTAACCTTTCTATtgttattaaaataatttatcatctctctttttaaataatcccattgtttatatttcaaatgtaatttataattcaaattatatctttttatatcataaaGAAAATAACTCGTCTTTCTACTAACCAACTTAttaaaaaacattttttttttttttttgcaaaacttatttattttatctcATCTTGTGTGAAAGTTATTTGTATGTTGGTGTTATTCGTTTCttagaaatataaattaaaaaaaaaaaaaaaaaaaaaaaaaaaaaaaaatgtaaaataataatatattttttttattatttcttatattatatatatattaaccACGATATGGTAAATATCAAAGCAAATGAATAAGCATATGCATTATTctataaattatatatttttttttattaaaacatttaattataatattaattatatcaaaaatatatatatatatatatatatatttatatattcatttatttatttattcatttaagagaaaattatttctcccctatgaattttttttttttttttttttttgttaaaatatttacacCTTAACTATCATACacacaaataaataatataatatatatataatatatatatatgtgtataatTAGATTGCTCCCTCAAAACTGTACTAGCCATTTGTacctttttatttatttttttctttttttgcatatgataaatataaaatggtatatatttattacaattttttctagtttttctaatttgtagggaaaaattaaataattataatgttCCAAGGATTATGGTACctgaaaagaaaataatttacaaATAGCATGAATTAAAGtattcacatatatatatatatatatatacatatttttttttttgtgcttattattttccttttttacCGCTCATTTCGTAAAGTCCATCATTGAAGGAGCTCTCTTCGTACGCATATTTTTTGTTCCTGCTCAAAGGATAAGTCTTCAAATTTAGGGGCTACAAAAtttaacaaatatataaatatataaataaataaatatatatatatatatatatttatatgtatgtatgtgTGTTTATGCCTATACACATATACccattatatattttttattttttactcACTGCTTGAAAAATACGACTATACATCCTTATTATCTCTTTTCTTAAAATAGCCTTTTCTCTACAACAAGATACTACCAATTTGAATACTGCAGTTGATGGGTTTTCACACATAGCCTAAAATatacagaaaaaaaagtaaaaccatgaaattaaaaatatatatatatatatatatatatatatatatatatatatatgtgtgtgtgtgtGCACATAATTGCTAACCCCTTTAgttatttaaaaatttattattctttgTCAACTTACATTCATCTTCTTGAAGGCATCACAACTTAAGGCTATACCATTCGCATGTGATACAAAGTAACAAGGGAATTTTTCaacaatataattattttctattttttttatttcattcgaagaatatataaacaacTTCATGTAATAGGTATCTTTCATATTAACCCtctttatatatgaatCGGACAGAAATACagttattatatttaattgtattataaaataatcTTCCTTCCTTGTTTCTGTCCCTTTCGATTTGGTTGTTAAAAGGTTATATCCTTTTTCTCTAAACTGTTCAGGGTTTTTCATATGTTCATTCGTCTCACTGTGTACATCCTTCTCATCATATTCATCCATctcatcatttttatttatttcctttttcttttcattcATTTTCAATTTAGCCTCTTCCCCCCTctgtaatttttttaaaatattagaaaaattatttaaaataaaattattattaagGTTAACTTTTCGTTTGGTTCGTTTTACGTGTCTTATTTTTTCAGTATTGAAACTATCACTtgtgtttatattttctacACTTTTTAAAGAAACTAATTGTTCTgttaaattatttttaaattcagttttcttattttttattttttcctttatatattcctcatcctttttttctaccctctttttattttcacACTTTTCAACATGTTCGtttgataaaataaattgtTCTTGAGAACGCATAAAATTTGTTGCAcgttttttatttttttcaacaGGATATATTTCTGAGAACAATATGGACTTactctttttttttttttcaaatttaaccatacaattattatttttttttttaacaaaaTTAAATTCAGATGAACTGTTTTCTTCTGTTATCCTATCATTAAAAATGTTAACGtttatttttctatttaatttttttggttgttctgtttttttttttttttcatgtacattaatattttcataatcATGTTTTTCACTTATAATAAATTCGCTActtttcaaatattttttggtCAGAAAAAATTCTAATGTATTTCTAGAacaatttatattttttaaatcaacatattcttcatttattttctttttttctatttcttTTATGTTTGAAGTGCAAGAACATTTcttataaatttttttttctatacTATTTAACAACACACTATAATCTTTATCTGAATAGTCagatttatttatatttttacatatatctttttctttattatttatattaacaggaaatatattttgttccTCTTCCTTGAGTGATTCTATAATACTTTTTTCATTCTCACTATGAATTAATATActcttttttatattattcataaatattaatgaatTTTTGCCCATATCAAAGGTCtcactattattattattattttcacCTTTTTTGTGaatttcaatttttttttgttcattttcaccttcttcatttttatcaattCCTTCCATTTTTAATACCTTTTCATAAGACAAATGGTCactttttcttttctcATCAACattcattatattattattattttttttatgatcTAACATACacttttgtttttcttcttctatTAAACGTTCAGAATTACCCTCATGATGCAAATCAAATGTCTCCTTTTCGATTGTATCATTTTCATTCAAACAATCATTATTAGGTCCCTTCAtttcatcatatttaaCATTATGATAgtcattattttttatttcacATTTGAAAAAATTCTCTTCACTTCCTTTTTTATCATGAATTTTTATGCTTTctaaatttatattattaaacaTAACACTCGGTTTTTTAGACATACCATTATCCTTATATGTATTATCTAcaaataaaacattttttataatagCCCTTTTATTATCATGTTCTATATTACTCATACCATTTTGAATACTATCCACCTTATAATCATTAACATGTGTTGACTTGTTTATTcctatatttttatttatattcttatgtatattatacTTTTTCATATTTGCATTAGCTTCctttttattcatatgtattttattagATATCATATATTTCGTCGCAACCAACTTATTCCTTTTACACAcattatttgttttatcCTTCATATTAATCAAACTAATCATAGAAGTCTTCTTAATACAACTATTTTTTAATAGAtgagaaaaataaatcttatttttatactttatcaaattatctttttttatagtCATTTTCTCTTTTGAGACCATAATATTGTTCTTCTTcaaaaatgtttttatacCCTTCATAGTAAGTGCCTTAtctttataaatattactTAAAGGTATTTTATTGTCACAATTggtttttttatatatacatttgTTTATAAGAGGATTATTTTTTCTGTTGACTTCTTCATTTGTCTTCACATTTAATATGTTCATGGTCTTGATAGGGAGTAgtacattttttttttttttttcttcttcttcttcttcatcgtttttatatatatggtcctttttatcatctctgaaatttaataaatatttattatgcatatattctttaatGTGAATcctattattttttccatCCATATTAGGAAAAGGTATATAACAACTACTAACAATAGgatatctatatttttcatcatcatcactaataatattatttttttcagtcatctttttattttctttgaaacatatatttttattttcctttttatacatattgCATACATCATATATCTTTTCAATTCTTGAAAAAAGTGTTTTCTCTTTTTCTATTgctttttttaaattcacAGAATTATTTAAACGACCAATTAATTCAACCTTATAATTTAActtaaattttttatcCTCTTTTtgatttcttttttttgttttctcTTCCATATGTTGTAAAATTAGCATAGTTAAGGGTACCTTTGATGGAATATCGTCTATGTTAATTATTTGCATATTatcctttttatattttatacgATTATCCacttttttaattttgcaggaatattttttttttttttttttttcaacaGATGATATATAAGAAGCATAATTTGTgtttcttttattttcttccaagaaatttaaaatttccatattatccacatttatatcttggtttctttttatttcttcCTTTATCGAATTATGTgataaatatgtaaatttGTTTGTATCCTTATCCATCTCATTTgattcattttttatatgttctCTATATAATTGTAATGCTTCCATATTTTGGGTCAAatcatcattttctttaGTATCTCTAATAAAATCCCCTTCagttataatattatcatacGCTATGATGTTCCCTTCctctttattataataacaataatcATGTGAcatgttattatattccacaaaattattataattattgtAATAATTACTATATCGTTCTCTTTTTTCATTACACGATTGAGACGAATAATTATCTATATACAatgaatttttatattcacatatattattcattttataatcatcactatattttatgttGTCACTACTATAacttttattaataatatctttttttattatatcttcTTCTGACTCATTCATtatttcaatattatttttttttactattAAATCTTCTTTACTACTAATTTTATCcttatataaatttgtATTGTCAATAGATGACTCAAATAGTGTTAGAAATTTCTCTCTTATATTTTCACattcttctttattattaatacaaatttcatccatattatataagaaCTCCTTACTATCCTTCGATTTATTTGGTTCTTTTTCTAACACGTGCAAACTAGATACATTATTTTGTACcttgatattttttttatcattatatatcCTATCAATTTTCTTATTTCTTATTTCACTCTTATTAATCGTCGACatttcatttcttttttctctttctaatttttttaaatatgatGTATCATTATGTACTTTCATTTGAATTTTTTCTAGtctttcattttttaaattattctCTACTATTATATCGTATATGTTTTCCTTAGATCTTTTCGTTACACATAAATttatttccattttttCCACCTTTAAACTTTCTATGCAttcttttccttttctcttttttttatttcttttccACAATTTTTCCCTTTTTTTAGCCTTCTTACTTAAGCTTTTTTCTTTCCTATGGAGTCccatattatatgataaaaaacTTTTATGAAACATCATCTTTTCTCTTTTATCgtatttcttctttttttctcttAATTTGTCTATATTATTTAGATTGTTTctatctttattattaatactATTATAATCTCTTACatcattcatataatatttatatttttttttattcttatttcTAGACATTCTTTTCAATTTAATTTCCTTCTCTTTAATTAAATTGCAATTCTATAAAGGCATcaaaacatatatatatatatatatatatatatatatataatataactcatatgaatatttaattatggcacacatatatgtattgAAATGTTTCACATTTCAgacatttaaaaaatatatatatatatatatatatatatatatccttCAACATTGTATTGacatattttcataaaattcttacctttttatttgtataaaGTTGTACAAAATTTCCAGGAgttataaaatattcacCTTTGAgctttttataatatgcaataaattcattaataaatttattcTTATCATATTCATTAAAATATGGATTCTCATTATCAAAGGAAATAATGTTTACATCACATTCTGAATTACCAAAATTGTTAATATAGTTTTTGTCATTATAATTTTGCTCCACATTAAATTGTGATAATTTATAATCTTCTTCCTTAAAATTTGTTTCTAAATTAActttgttcatattatcatatgtTCTTCCTATTAGTTCACATTTGTTaacattttcatttttacTTTCATCTGTATCTTCTTCTAATTTGGTTTCTGTACATATGCCATTCCAATATATATCAATCAgattatctatatatttttccgATTTATTACATACCTAAAaatacacacatatatatatatatatttatacaaatGAACAAATATAGGCACACACAAATGTATAACACATATGCTTATATAAAACCAATTTTtaagaacaaaaaaatatatcttagaaaaaaaaaaaaaaaaaaaaaaaaacctTTGTATGTTTATCTTCTGAAATACCTATAGAaaaaacattaaaaaatatatatgcatataaCACATTGAAAAATcacatttaataaatatgcatatattgtatttttaaatatacgTCTAAAGttttcaaataaaaatggGGAATAATCActaaaaaaagaataaagaaagtatacatataatatattcaaaattaaaagcaattatataattttataaacaCATTTAAAGAAGAGCGAACAGAAATTACTCCAATCGTTCAattatcaatatttatattatgtccatttattctttttcttAGTGTATGTTGTTTTAAAGCAAACCTCATGATTCACAAATGTAAAAGTGAGAAATacaatttatataaattaacattcttaaaaatgtcaaaaaaagaaaaatgataaaaaaaacaataaaattatatatatatatatatatatatttatttatttatacatacatccttaacatatataaaatattaaaaagaatataacaataatattaattatataaaacgACTAgcgaaaaaaaaaaaaaaaaaaaaaaaaaatattatgaacgttcagaaaatatgaacaaCCATAGCtatttttaagaatattataaaaaaaagaaaaagaaaagaattttaaaaaaatttgtatTATAAATAACTTATAAGCATAATATAGTATAAGAACCAAGGTATACTTTTGtctattatattttaagtTTCCTACATACgtgtattttttttttttttttttttttttttaaaacaaaatgtTAACAAAACATTAATCATTTGGTTATTTAACAAACAAGttagatataatatacaaaaaaacataacaaattaaataaataaaacaaacaagataaaaaatatatatattttaattaaataatgcATTTGCATTTTGAGcttaaaaaatattaattatggaataaattattacattaaaatatatatatatatatatatatatatatatatatatgtttatatgtGTGCCCTTTCTTTATGTTTTTATCTGATACAATATACTTAATATTTTTGGTATGACACTTTTAAAAGGTTCTGACATAAGAATACAATTTAATATAGTATGAACTCTTGCTATAcaaagaataataatatatatcatttttgCATAAGCTATGCAGGTTAAATAATTTGATAACATTCTCCCCACATAATATAGCAATCTTACGctgttttttatttctcTATATAAATCTAGCATTAAATGCTCATCCTTCTTATATATCACatcataaaatatagaCAGAAGATATCTTaactttttaataaaatgtatacaACTAAAAAAGAATTTCAATTTATGATATGCGTAATAATTACGgttcatatatttttttaaaaacatatattcgttaaataaattagtaaaaatattttgaaaagAAGCATTACAATTATCAATAGCATATTTTATGTCAATAAACCTTGAAGCAAAGAATATTCCAAATTCTTTATTAACAACATATGGcattaattcttttttgtttttaaaactattaatatatgttacttggtttttatattcttgATTAATTGGattttctaatatattattttcaacCACAGAACTATAATTTTCTGTGTTCTTTTTATCTAACGCATCTGTTGTATATTGTATTCTGAATATTTCATTACATATGTTGTGAATTTTAGATACATCCTCAATTGAGTTgttcttattatttaaaataatatgatttGTATTGGATTCCTTATCATTACTATTCTTCTTGTTACAAATGctatatttacatttttctttttcatttttattaaaatcaTGATTATTAgtactattattattattactcATTTCGGtgttaataattttatcattttgtaATCCTTTGTTAATTAGTAtagtatttttttttttatgttttattgTTTTCCTTTTACTACATAATGTAATTTTCTTAactttttcattatattttttacgaccacataattttgttaatttatatttcatttttttaatatcacttttgttgttttttatatttatttttgtttttgtttttgtttttgtttttgtttttgtttttattattaattcaCCTTCTTGAATACAAAAAGATCTTTTGAACTTATTCATAAAAAGTTTCCTTCCTAAGAAACGTTTTCTGATATTATATAGTGGAAACTTTTTTCTTGATATCTTTCCattatttatcatattttttttttttcataaataataaaatcttcattttaaaaaatatatagagttatatatatatatatatatatatataactaaaataattaatatttaaaaaaaaaaattttaatactttattatttaaacagtattctttttttttttttttttttttttttttaattcagatgaataaaaatagaaagcggttcctttaaaaaaaaaaaaaaaaatagaataaattgttataaaatatatggatatattttta is a window of Plasmodium gaboni strain SY75 chromosome 4, whole genome shotgun sequence DNA encoding:
- a CDS encoding hypothetical protein (conserved Plasmodium protein, unknown function), with protein sequence MNVEDKYKLIKEKYKEIKEQNDILKKAIIEYKKDLKELEKKNDNLLNDKNQLYKNLTQVTNSLEEQKKKNSGWSNLMLLTKNSRENIQESVAFEELEMKIKENETLHKNIEELHQEKSYLKKELELLKKDHTEKINEKELTIGTLNDLVNSSRQKQIKADEQCEEIKKLIEENKKEHSQQIKKKDESLNYMKNICTMLHNKCYPKYMIDFNHIPFYQPYDTKGSYIQKEILHNEERLGNYLFSLIQNVTMYLKVCKELFLFQKNNLDSMYNKMKKEKLDDQDKYTKMIDLKNICDQQAIILEEIIDTAEKFKIYYTEKEDKQLIETILLRIKEKMREFFVKVNVYLCIEEYMFPSYIKNKAFFLKKVIQQLRLLKELIMKIINIITLMIWICPYNNERIILENLRKRNIVKDEKNNIINSMGKRNDEEKYTNISSFNMIYMTNISNDDKLFIYNKQDENNSLYNNNLSINEKKIPFINFLQEKEKTIFSQFNDFKNYQTKNNHIILFILKKIQRILQHIPQSFKFLKSYISYRLCEIKRFGNFYINNSQLITNLLDKTNEFIKYIENFNYIFIHNIMYTKLSYSNYHNPYLYKQHIKYINNINQTFNKANVQTYDKLQKNLKDLQIFKKDNIQLNMKLLKSKKENKKLKTVNQETLNNYRNILLKNQELSLNNQYLINTINYKREDIQDSNDDNNIHNYAEKIYNFISDTNEGKKNFNIKEKQLIEAYISSCIKINNLNLEIKNNKHILEELQNLFNIKENEIKNLNTQIDTYKEEEVNIHKKYEEQMNTLHDLILSLEKQITKISSEKNVNKFFIMCSICSNKNNIGAILKNRKCIKCNSFIIFMNE
- a CDS encoding hypothetical protein (conserved Plasmodium protein, unknown function), with the translated sequence MFFNKLVSRKTSYFLYDIKRYNLNYKLHLKYKQWDYLKREMINYFNNNRKVNTDVDIEAKCWEKFKKKELIQANGYIPAIIWKYGIEERICISHKLIDEYAFEEEDGHLSLLFSARLFRVHINGKVVNCVVSHVEADPIEKHIYFLKFARVVENEITEINVPCSIIGLIGCPAYINGYHVQLAMNYIKCKVLGNNIPGPFQIDVSKLTYKEPYNSIKLKDLLYLLPDDGNVIFSEEYNLDETEVVWTYEPGKIMETPLPMETPLPDDYIDANFVNKRGKRIQLTYKDYWPKQ